A region of the Salvia splendens isolate huo1 chromosome 11, SspV2, whole genome shotgun sequence genome:
ttttgccaaaacacacGATTCGCAATCAAAATCCTTGAGATGGGAAAATTTAGGAAAAAGCAGTTTAAAATAACTGAGAGATGGATGACCTAAGCGtctgtgccacaaccaagcgTCTCGAGTCGCAGATCCGTGAGTCAGCATTGCGTCACTGCCTTGGTGAGCCATCTCGTCAACATAGTAGAtgccttgacgctcagtgccacgcccaattatcctcctcgtcctgatatcctgtaatacacaaAAATCAGGATGCATTAGTAATGTGCAATTCAATTCCTTCGTCACGTGGCTAATAGACATCAATTTATGTGATAGTTTCGGAACATAGAGACAATTAGACAGCCTCAACGTCGGTGAAATCTCAATTGTCCCACTCCCCTCTACTGAAGTTAATTCCCCATCTGCGGTTTGTATTTGACTTTTCATAGTACCACAGAAattcacaaaatcatttttatcatgTGTCATAGTGTCGGTGGCCCCACAGTCGAAAATCCACCGATTATTCCTCTCCCTAGACGTATTTATAACCGCACATGCAACAGGCCACTTATGCAATATTTCAAAACTATTAGGGCTCACATataaatcatcatcaattttggGGTTCTTTTTCGGAATAGGCAAAGCACAGGGGGCATCATGCAAAAAACGGGGTAAATTTCGTAATTTCTGAAAATTGCAGGGACTTGAATTAAAAGAGTAAGTTGGGCTGGGTTTGTTAAACCCTAGCCCGATACCTCCGCCGTTCTCTCCCCCTTCGATTCGTCCGGCAAAGGCTGCCTGTCCGACGTCGTCCCCTCGCCTGCCGCCGCCGTCGCGCGAGCCTCCACCGTCGGCTGTTCGTCCGCGAACACTGGTATCTGTTCCGCCTCCTTCCTCCATTCCAATGGCCAATTTTgcttttcctttttggttttcctcccaccactccgggaagCCGATTAACTTGAAGCATGTTTCTCGAGTATGCTTGTTCATGCCGCAATTCGAGCACCATAACTTGGTTTTGTCGAGTTTGGGGGCCGTGCGGCGGTTGTTGGTGGCGGCTGGGTTCTGTCCTTGACGGGGTGTTGCCGGTTGGGGTGGGAATCGGACGTTTCGGGCTGCAAATCCGAGTCCCACGCCATTCGTTGCGCCGGTTGGTTCGGGGTTTGCTGCCGGCATAATCTTCAGCCGGGTAGCCTCCCTTTTGATCCATCCGTACGCGACATCCACTGGTGGCACCGGGACTTCTTTCAGAATGTCTCTCCGGGTTCCCTCGAATTGAGGGTTCAATCCAGCCAAGAACTTGTACAATCGTCGGGTATTGATAATGGTTCGGTATTCACCGATTCCTTTGTCACAGCAAGTAATTGTCTTGGTTTGGCATCGATCGATTTCAATCCATACTCCGTGAAGAGTCCTCCAGTAGGTCTCCAGATCCATCTCTCCCTGGACGATTCGGCTGGCCTTGTCCTCCAAATCGTATATCATATACGAGTCCGACGTATTCTGATATGTCACCGCGAGGCTATCCCAAATTGCCTTTGCGCTTTGGTGATGCGCAAAGTCTGCAACGATCTCGATCTCCATGTTGTCCACAATCCAGGAGAAGACCACTAGATCGGTCTCTTCCCATTCCAGATATCCTTTGTCCATCGGTTTCGGTGGTTCTGGCACTCCGGTGATGTGCCGTAGTGCCCTTCTACTCCCGATAGCGACTCGCATGAGTCGAGCCCATAATGGATAATTCCTCCCATTCAGCTTGAATGCTACCACAGCATTCTTGCTGGCTTTAATCTTCTGATCATCGTATTTGACATCTTTTTCTTATGTCATTTTCAGGTCCGGTGGTGATCCTCCGCCTTCTGGCCGAGATAAGGTACACGGCTATGATGAAACTATATTCTGAGCCActgctctggtaccatgttgaGAAAGGATCTTTTATTCATATTAATCGTATATCACAAGAATGAATGTTTTAGGCTTAAATAGGAAGAGCCAATATTTACATATGGTAAGATATTCTATGATTTACCCTAGCTATAATTCCGGAAAGAATAATTCTAATTGATTCCACAATCTTTGTGTATCTCCCTTGATTTTAGCTTGATTCTtctaacaaaattaatttttttaatacattagcataatcaaataaatctcaagaattatgtaattgtaaatGGTCTAGAGGGAGCATAGTTCAAATGGAAAAAGTTTGAAGTCAATCTCTTTAAGAAAGGGCACTTTCACTCAAACTTCCATACATTTAATTGCACCCAACATAGGTTGGCACTTTTAATAGTAATATGTGCCAAAATGTGACTCTAGACTATAGTGGTCCAGATTTTAATTGATTGTTGTGTCGTACCATTGAAATTATATTTGATTAATTTCACTATTATCTAATCATCTTGATCTTATAAATGTCATATTATTGAGGCCTAACATCTCATTTCACAACAAGTAACCTATGAAACTGACTTTCAGGCTCTGGGCTTTGGTGAGCAATTAAAAAGATTTGGTATATAGAATAGGAGGATTTTTAGATaaagtaattttaaaaatctatctttatgcattatttttgttaaaaatctTCACTTTCATGTTTCAATTATATTAATCGTCTTAATGATATGGGTTTCTATCCTATTTTATGTGCTAATgtatactactccataaaagtttaatttattagatttttaattaaattatgatattgttaaCTACAGCAAATAAATTGTTACTTGTGGATGTGTCCAAACTCACAACTATAAGTTCATCTTTTatttaaatcgagaaaaaataaaagcccaattttTAGTGTTGCCTCAAAACATATTTTCATCTTAGCCCAATTTTTATTTCGTCCTATTTATCTAAGCCCATTATCTGATTTAGcaaaatcataaacttttttccttttttaagtACTATCTCCATCCGTCTTAACTAAGTTGAATCATATTCCTTTTTTAGGTGTCCCagctaagttgagtcatttttttataaaaaaaacaaaatatctcaTTACTCTTACTTTCTTCTattacttactttactctatctttatctttcctactttattcatctcttttatatttttcaatactactttcgtattttaaaaatagaaactatttccattttgtgccgtctcttaaaaatagaaatttaagaatctttctatttttggagGTGGAcctacaatccactaacactacttttacTATTCTTTCTCTtgctctttcttactttattcattttttttcattctgtTTCTTATTTAATTGCACATTAAATCTCCTGCCGTTTCAAAGTTTTTATTTTGCAAATATGAAGGTagtacaatttcttaatctccgtgttaAAAAATATGACTAACTTAGTTGGGACTTGGGACCTAGGGAGTAGTTACTATTACAACTTTGATTGACATATTTAAGAAATATTGCTTTAATAAATAAAGAATTTGAAAATGAAGAAcacgttttctttttctttgacCAACAAATCTATTCAAGTCGGCAGAGAGTTCCTGCACATGCCACGTCAGCCGGTTGTTAAATCCACGTGCACACTATATGTAACACAATAATTCACGGTTGTAATGTACCACGTCAGCTTCCTAAAGCTATCTGTGCATCTATCCGCGCCCATCACGAATATTCCTCTACAACCAAAAACACTCACAATTTCATAAATAATCCAACTAGAAAGTTAAATTAAATTCCAATTTCTAAGGACTTGTTTGGTGTACAATTTGACTTAATAAAGAGTAATTTGAGTTGTTTCTTTCAACCATGAGTCTAACAAAGTGAgtgtttaattatttaatacttccTTCGTGAATCAATACTTATTCCACACAAAATTGTAGGTAATGTTATTTTGTAAGCCAAGTAGAGAGAATATaagataaaaatgataataaaatagagaaagttatatttatatttttaaaaatgtatcaTTTAAAGTGAGACAAGAGAGTAGTTAAATTAAGacaaataaaatgaatgaaagaataaaatagaaaacagAGGAGAAAGTAAAATCTAagcaaaaaatatttcaaacaaCGTAGGTCATGCTAAAagaaaatacaacaaaaatatttcaaacaaataaaatacaaactcaaGAAACATGAAATAGAGAGAATGTTAAATTCTTATTCATACACTATGAAACATTAATCcctattaaaattaatacactACGATAATTTCATCAAATGAAAACATATACTCCTATTTACTTTAAGCACGCCAAACAAACCCTTATTTTAATTGccttaaataaaaatgattaaatcAACACGCAATTGCTTATGAATGTGTTATATATTGTTGGGTGTTGAATTCGCCTCTATTTTCTTCCTCCACAGAAATTTAGCCCTACATTTTGTGTCTTCTCCACCTCCAAATTCTCCCAAAATTCTTTTCATGGATACTTCTTTTATCGATACAATTGAATTATTCAGATCCCAGCTCTATTCCTATTCAATTCACCATTCTTACTTATTAGTTGCTTGTTTTCATCATTCAGATTGTAGTCGTCCTTGTATTTTTTCTTAATAACTAATTTACCACCGCTTGTAGCTTTCGGATTCGGATTTGGTTTCTCCTCTCACCATGGGTAAAAGTGAGTTTTCCcctattttcttgattttagcGTTTTTCCCAAAGTATTTGTTCGATCTTTTCCGAAGAATTTgaagcttagttttttcctgCGGTTGCTCTTTAGCTGTAATTAAGCAtggatgaagaaaaaaaaacaaattactcTTTTTTCGTTGATCACTTCATTTTTACTTAATAGTGGATAATTCTTTGACGGTGAATCATTAATTTCTTGTTTTCAAAGAAAAACAGCTTAATTTTAAGTGCAATGATGTTAATTTGATAGTAATTTTTGCGAAGTTTGGCTCGattattgatttgatttgtgGTTTCACTAGTTTTATGCGCTTGTTCTGATAAATAGTTTGATCAACTTTAGAGTCGTTTGAACAGTTTGTAAGCCCATTACATATGAGCTATTTACGCTAAAGAATTTATTGTGGGTTGAAATTTGTTAATTTATTCGtccatttattaatttttttatcattaagGGAGTTGTAGCCAGTTGAGTAGAATGAGTGGCAATGTTGATATGTAATCAAGCTTgttactttaccatttttccCCTTAAAAGGGCCAATTCTCCTTTTTAGAGTCGGAATGAtctgtttgtgtgtataatgaatATACATGTCACCTTGGAACATTTGAATTGGATGAACTTTTCATGTTTGCTACTTGATGTCGATAATGATTATTTAACTAGTTCCATGTTGTCTAGCTTTTGTGCCACATCATGCATGACGGGCCAGACAATTGATCAAAAGCTGCTATTATTTGtgctttatatttatttttgcttcATCATGCAGCCCAGTGGATATAATTCGTGAATAATTGTTTTGTCTAGGAAAAGCTCATGACCAGTCTATATCATctatttatgtttttgttaCTGACAGTAAGATTAAATAACACTGTATACAATATTTGTCGGGGTTGCACCCATAGACAAGACTAGCTGCCTAGTATGAAAACAGTATATCCACATTATTGGAGTTCACTCTGAAGATAATTTGATTTTTACAGGACAGGATTGGTTATCTTAGTCTCTTAGAACGTGATGAtagaatttgaatttaatagaCCTTCTCAATTTCTTTGATCTTGTTATCTCTTTATTACTCTTACTGAGTTGCCATGTATAGTGTTTACAGGAAAGCCCAACTCTTACAGATATAAAAGTTAAACCTTTCCTCTAAAATGCTCAACGTCCTTATCCCAGAATGATCAGGGTTGTCAAATAGAAACACCAAATTACCCAAGCTCAGGTCTCAACAATGTCTTTAGTGTAGTGCCTTTTTCACGTTTTTCTGAGTGAAGTCTGAAGGAGTCGTGTCATAATCTGTATGTTTCTGATGTGTGCAAATACCTGTAGCAGAGCGTTATACTTTCCGTCTGAACTGTTTGAACTAGAAGGACTGCTTTATTCTATGCTCAACTCTGAGCAGTTttaaaacacatcattcttgctAATGAGTGCCTCAAATTAAACTCTGTTCTTGTATCCTTTTCTCACAACACTTTGTTATGGCATTTTAGAAAGTTCTCAGAAGAAATTTTCTGCAATGCTGGATAGCGATGATACAGATAGTATGAGTTCATCTACATCATCTATGCGTTTCGATCACATGACAGAGAATGGCCTCGATGAAGTTCAGGTTGATAAGGTTGTGATGCTTGATCAGTGGTTAGATGCTTTGTATGAGAAGAGGTAATCCTTTTGGTTCCATTCTCGCCATATAAGATACTCAGATTCTACGTGCTTTGTGATATTTCTGTTCGGAAGTGATTATTTAAGATTGTAATTTAGCTGCATGATGATGTAATGCATGTCAAAATTATGAATCAGTAATGTGAAGACTTCTAATAAAGTTGTCTTTTTATTGTTGTTTtgattttatgttattttgatACAGGGGGTCCACTAGAGAAAAGGCCTTGGCATCTATTATTGAGGCCTTCAATAGCAGTTTGCAGTATGAATTTGTTGAAGCAAAGTAAGAATTCGTTGCTGTTTTACTTTCATTCTGAGCTCGATTGGCTTGGTCTCTTAAAGTTGGAGATTCCTGTATTGCACGTGTATTGAATAGTTATATATACATTTGCAACAAAGTACTAGTAATAGTTAAGCTTTTATTAAATCTATCCAATTTCAAGTATATTCACTGAAGAAGATTTTCCGGCTATATAGTAAAGGTTGATATTTATACGGATGCACTTGCACATTGAAGTTTATAGTTTCTTCAATGTTCTTATAAAGTTTGGGTCCGTTCAATAACATAGTTTTTTCTTTCTCCTCCCAGGTTTGCTACATTGCTGCAGCAATgcctcaattcaattaaaaaggGTTCTGCCAAGGAGGCTGCCTTGGCATCTCATGCAATAGGTTTCACACTGCCTTTCACATATTGTATCTAGCCTTTCGTTGTATAGCTAGTGTTTGGTAAACTACATTATTTTTGTACTCTTTTACAGGGCTTTTAGCTCTGACTGTGGGTCCTGGGGAAAAAGCTCAAGAGATCTTGGAAGAATCACTCTCCCCTATATCAGACGCCCTAAGAGTTCGGCCAGAGACATCTAAGATATTGTCGGTATGTTAAGTTATGATAGTTCAGTAAGGTGTGTTGCCCTTTACCAGTGCCTAATCTGATATTGGATATCACTATTATGTGTTCGCAGTTACTGCAGTGTTTGGCTGTTATTACGTTTGTTGGTGGTGAAGATCCAGAACAAACAgaaaaatcaatgcaaataatGTGGCAAGTGGCTCATCCAAAGTTGGGTGCCCATGTAAGCATCCTTGCTATCAGCTTGATACAAGAtgttatgtattttttgtatatatttttatttaatcaataTATAGAGAATCTACTATAAACTTTCTGTCCTGTGCTATGCAAATTCAATTTCTATTGTGATCTACGGTTCTCCTCAAAGATGCATTTTTGTAATGTCGATGCATCTTATGTATTACAATAATGCAGCTTTTGGTGAAAACCGAAGATCATACAAAGATGAATGGTCCAAATTAGGTTTTCCATACTGTGGGATGGAAGGCTTCTATCTAATTCTGTCCCTATATGCATATGTTGTCTGTAAGCACACAAAAGCACTACATATTGTGACGTTGTAGGCTTGTAGGTTGTTATCAGTTTGGTCATATGCTGATTTAGTGAATATCCAATGTTAAGTGGTGCATATACTTATTTTTGCAGTTCTGTTGAGCATTAGATATCAGAGTACAAATGTGCTAGCTATCAGATTTTATGCTTCTGTTAATCAGTGCTATTCTATCATGTAATTTATAACTGATCTCTACATTCAGGTGGCTACCTCTAAACCTTCACCAGCAGTGATAGCGATGATGGTCTCTTCCTGGTCATTTTTACTCACTACTGTGAACAGCTGGGCACTGAACCCCAAGAGTTGGCAAGAGTAAGTATCAAATTTATAGTTGAGCTTGCTTTTCCGTATCTTTAAGATAGTAGTCAAGAAGTGTGGGTTCAAAGCATTTTATGAGGACCACTTGAAATTATTCAGGTCAATCTCGTACTTCTCTACACTGTTGGACAAGGATGACAGAGCACTGCGCATGGCAGCTGGTGAAGCACTTGCTTTAGTCTTTGAGATTGGGAGCCTGGAAAAATTCTGCGGAGAAGCTAAGGACTCTTCTGATCCCACTACTGATGAAGGGAAGGATTCCCGAAAATTGATGTACTTGCATGGATTGAGGACTAAAGTACTTGGTCAAGTGCGGGGCCTCTCTGCTGAGGCCGGTGGTAAAGGTTCTGCTAAGAAAGATCTCAATAGTCAGAGGAACACATTCCGAGATATCCTAGACTTCTTTGAGGTatgcttttattagtttatcTACGTTGATTTGGTTTCTAGAAAGCTTGAAGTTCTTTATCAATTATCATATATCAGAACGGTTCTACACCCGAGACCTTGGTGAAGATTGGTGGAGATCCTCTGAGCACAAGCTCATGGACTCAATACATACAGGTAATGATATCTTCTTTACATATTTTATCAGTAGTGAATTGGCTTTTAACCTTTTCAAATATCTTTCTGGATTATAGTTGAACTTCCTGAAACATTTCCTAGGAGGAGGATTTGTGAAGCACATGCAGGTCCGTATTTATTTTCTGCTAGCGGTTCTGCTATCATGGTGTTTTTATTGCGGGCTATCATAATATGTTATATATCACGTGTATGGCAGGAGAACCAATTTCTCCATGACGTGTTTGATTTTATCCCCAAGAAGAAGCACCTATCAGGGGCCGAGCAACGCATGTCAGGGAGTGAAAAGGTTAGTTAAATCAGACCGTTCTTGAAGTTGGAAGTTAGAACTTTGGATGCTGATTGAATGTTACTCAGTTTATAGCaagtttttaaaaattgtgTGTCCCCGTGTGTGCGCATCAAGTGGCTTACCTCATCCGACTTCACATCTATTTTTTCGTGTGTTTGAGTCTGCAGTTCAGTATTTAAAGTTGAGATGATTTTGCTCATGTGTTCCCTCTTTGTTAACAGAGGATGTACAGGTCACCTAACTCAGCTCTCAACAAGGCACGGACGCAGTTACTGAACAAACAACGCACATTGGCTCAGGTGGGTTGTTCATCTCCTGAAAAACAAACTACTCCTCCGCTCTCTCATGAAGGAAGGGACCCAACGGCGATCCACTTATTGATTTTACCTTCTTTCGGTATGAGAAATATGACCTTGTCGTTTTTGGCGTGCAGGACAAGAACTCAGGCTACTTTGCATTCGACGAGTGAAAGAGGAGCTAAATAACTAGCTTATCCCTTCTCTACATATGAATTGGTTTATCGACTGGGATCTAGTGTAATTTCACTCAATTTATTCACTATAATCTAAACCAAAGGCAGTTGTATGATGGAATTGCTTGCTCTCCTGATTTCCTAATTTTCTTCTTGAAATGATGAATCCATAAAAAACACCACACATTGAAATGATGATCCTATTTCAGAGAACAAAGTGATGGggagttatttctttttttctttttagaatgCCACTCTAGGTGTTAATATATCATTACAAAGACATTAATTAGTTAAATTCAACAAGAAGAAAAAAGTTAGTATATGATTAGTTGTAATGACAAGGTAATCCACCTAGATGTTTATTCATTTCTATGGATGTTTCTTCTCTTGCTGCGGCATCCTCTCCTCCCTCCGCCTCTCCTTCCTCCACCTCTCGCGAAGCCTCCCTTTCCTTGCATAAGATTTTTGAGGAAAATACGAGTCCAACTATAATAATGTATTGGATCATATCCAAGAACCGTTTTTCCACCCCTAGGATATCCTATGTATGATCGACAATTCTATGGTTCGGTTAAAATGCTTTCCACGGTGACAATAGTTTTGATATGGTCATGGATACAACGATCATATAAAGtaataatttgtgaattttttaggGTTTATGTTCTATGTTTTTGGATTAATTGTTTTGGGTTTATGTTCTATGTTTTTGGATTAAAACTTTTcgggttgttattttttttactaattccAAATTTGTTATTAGTTTTTATACTTTCATTCCTCTATTCATATTGTTTCTCTCTTATACTTATAGGGAAGCTATCATTGGGTGGTTTCAACTAATTCTAATCAAATTTAGTAAAGAGTCATGTAAAACACAATATTACTAATAACTATAGTGAAGTATTTTCAAGTAAAATAACATAGCCAAAATACAGCAAAAATAAGAAAGTAATATTCCCATTACTATATTTTCGTACAAAGTGTACCATAAACGTGCGTGTTCTTACAACAATCTTTGTTCCTCGTAGACACTATCTACAAGACCGTAGTTGTGCACGAGATAGTCAGTCAGCATATatccttttttttctcattGACAAATGGGGATATGCTGAGTTGTCTTTAATTCCCTTGTTATTTAGCAGAGAATATAAATGTCATATAGtgattataataattattgagaGATTAATTATATGATAATGTCATAAATTTGCAGCATTAATCCTCTGATAAAGACCCATGTCCATCCCATTGTAAGCAATTGGAGCATACATCCACATTTCATCAGAGCTTAGCAACTgcaaatgaaaacaaaaacatgATTAATGTAATTAATCAAGTAATGGATcctttattatatattatgtaaCAAACGTAATTCACAAgccttgttttttttattacctTGATTTGAAGCTGCAGAAACTTGACATATTGGACAGCCTCTTCCAGCATTGTGCTAATATCAACCTAAACATGCCAAATCACTCATgttaattaactaaaataaaatttaaaaactattCAAACTAAAATTTTCTAATGAGATACTAATATATTTACCTTTGTTCCATTGGGCACAAGATTCTGCAAGATTCTCAACCTCTCATTTAtcctttctcttcttttctgCAAAATGCAAACAACATTACATTGGCCTACAAAAGTgagatttattttttcaaaataaaagacaTTTTTGAAGATAATGATGCTAATTTTATTTACCCTTGCATAGAGGCTTTGTGGATCGGTTGCTGGGCTCTTGCTAGCCCTATTCTTGGCCGAGGATGTGGACGAGGACGTGGACGTGGATATTGACCCCTTCGACTCAGACTCCTCCGAGCCGTTGCCATTACAATCACCCCCCTCGGATCCAACACAAGCACCAACACCAATACTCTCTCCTTCATCATTCTTGCTCGCTTTCCCTCCTCTCCTCGCCTTCTTTGCCTTAGCCTACACCAAAAAATCCACAACACATCCATGAGATATATATAGAAAGCCCAGCCCACTTTAAACATTGGCCGGCTCAGCCCATTTGACAAGTATAATGCCAATGTGGCTCAACCAATAAGCCTTAAAA
Encoded here:
- the LOC121753776 gene encoding interferon-related developmental regulator 1-like, yielding MGKKSSQKKFSAMLDSDDTDSMSSSTSSMRFDHMTENGLDEVQVDKVVMLDQWLDALYEKRGSTREKALASIIEAFNSSLQYEFVEAKFATLLQQCLNSIKKGSAKEAALASHAIGLLALTVGPGEKAQEILEESLSPISDALRVRPETSKILSLLQCLAVITFVGGEDPEQTEKSMQIMWQVAHPKLGAHVATSKPSPAVIAMMVSSWSFLLTTVNSWALNPKSWQESISYFSTLLDKDDRALRMAAGEALALVFEIGSLEKFCGEAKDSSDPTTDEGKDSRKLMYLHGLRTKVLGQVRGLSAEAGGKGSAKKDLNSQRNTFRDILDFFENGSTPETLVKIGGDPLSTSSWTQYIQLNFLKHFLGGGFVKHMQENQFLHDVFDFIPKKKHLSGAEQRMSGSEKRMYRSPNSALNKARTQLLNKQRTLAQDKNSGYFAFDE
- the LOC121754879 gene encoding transcription factor bHLH139-like; this encodes MEAVEAFLDGEWDSLSKLFSFEDSNSLMDCNTNNFLVDANVYNNNLDLDHHDHASSFHYDHIDTSLFASNVPSFPGDLMGEILHLKAQMLCNNGMDNADVEQLQDSSKKRPRVARQAKAKKARRGGKASKNDEGESIGVGACVGSEGGDCNGNGSEESESKGSISTSTSSSTSSAKNRASKSPATDPQSLYARKRRERINERLRILQNLVPNGTKVDISTMLEEAVQYVKFLQLQIKLLSSDEMWMYAPIAYNGMDMGLYQRINAANL